Part of the Puniceicoccus vermicola genome is shown below.
CCGTTTCAGGGGCGTTACAAGGGGATTGTTGTGGAGCCCGGGCATGTATTCGCGCAGGTTTGCCACTACATTCACCTGAATCCGGTTCGTGCGGGGATCGTTTCGGCGGAAAACCTTGGGGAGTATCGCTGGAGCAGCTTTTTTCGCATCGAAAAAAGGAAGCGTCCCGAATGGTTGGATTTCTCAACGGTATTATCCGACTCGGGGGGTCTAGGCGACAATCGGACTGGGTGGAATCGGTATCGGGATTACTTGGTTTGGCTGGCAGAGGATGATTTGGAAAAGAAGAAACTGGCAGAGGCCCAGATGAGCCGGGGCTGGTGTAAGGGATCGAAGGAGTTTCGCAAGGCGATGCGGGATGAAGCGAAGGCGAAGGGGGCGCAATTGGACCGGGTTCGTTTCGAAGGATTGGAGCCGAAGTCCTTGATTGAGGAGCGGATGATGGTTTGGGAGGAGGAACTCGTTCAGGCGGCGACGGTCGCCGGGATTGACCTCGGAGCCCTTCCCCGGCCGAAAATGTCGCGGGAAAAGTGCCTGTTGGCAGCGGTAATGAAAAAACGGACCTCGG
Proteins encoded:
- a CDS encoding transposase is translated as PFQGRYKGIVVEPGHVFAQVCHYIHLNPVRAGIVSAENLGEYRWSSFFRIEKRKRPEWLDFSTVLSDSGGLGDNRTGWNRYRDYLVWLAEDDLEKKKLAEAQMSRGWCKGSKEFRKAMRDEAKAKGAQLDRVRFEGLEPKSLIEERMMVWEEELVQAATVAGIDLGALPRPKMSREKCLLAAVMKKRTSVSNRWLAERLAMGSVSTPTQAAKRASENPGVRKEIERIEKALE